The Ramlibacter algicola genome segment CCAAGCAGGTGGGCCTGTCCATCTTCCTGGCTTACCTGGTGCCGCCGTCGATCCTGTTCATCCCGCTGGCGGCCATCGTCTTCCAGCTCGGGCTGTTCGACACCAAGTGGGCGCTGATCCTCACCTACCCCACCTTCCTGATCCCCTTCGCCACCTGGCTGCTCATGGGCTACTTCCGCTCGATCCCCTTCGAGCTGGAGGAATGCGCGCTGATCGACGGTGCCACCCGCCTGCAGATCCTGTGGAAGATCGTGCTGCCGCTGTCCGTGCCCGGCCTCATCTCGGCCGGCATCTTCGCGTTCACGCTGTCGTGGAACGAGTTCATCTACGCGCTCACCTTCATCTCCTCGTCCGAGGTCAAGACGGTGCCGGTGGGCGTGGTCACCGAGCTGGTCGAGGGCGACGTCTACCACTGGGGCGCCCTGATGGCCGGCGCGCTGCTGGGCTCGCTGCCGGTGGCGGTGATCTATTCGTTCTTCGTCGAGTACTACGTCTCCGGCATGACCGGCGCCGTGAAAGAGTAAACAGCCGAACTTCCGAACGCAGAGGACGCAGAAGTACGCAGAGGACGCAGAAGAAGGCAACAAGATTGTTCTTGTCTCTTCTGCGTCCTCTGCGCTTGCTCTGCGTCCTCTGCGTTCGGCAGTCCGTTTTCCTGCTTCAATCGAGCCACCATGTCTGACTCCCCCCGCAAGAAGAAACCCGAAGAGCTGCGCTCGCAGCAATGGTTCGGCCGCATGGACCGCGACGGGTTCGCGTACCGCAGCTGGGTCAAGGGCAAGGGCGTGCCGCACGACCAGTTCGACGGGCGGCCCGTCATCGGCATCTGCAACACCTTCAGCGAGCTCACACCCTGCAACTCGCATTTCCGCACGCTGGCCGAGCAGGTCAAGATCGGCGTGTACGAAGCGGGCGGCTTCCCGCTCGAGTTCCCGGTGATGTCGCTCGGCGAGACGCTGCTGCGCCCCACCGCCATGCTGTACCGCAACCTGGCGAGCATGGACGTCGAGGAATCGATCCGCGGCAACCCGGTCGACGGCGTCGTGCTGCTCATGGGCTGCGACAAGACCACGCCCTCGCTGGTGATGGGTGCGTCCAGCGTCGACCTGCCCACCATCGGCGTGTCCGGCGGCCCGATGCTCAATGGCAAGTGGCGCGGCCAGGAACTCGGCTCCGGCACCGGCCTGTGGAGCATGAGTGAGCAGGTGCGCGCCGGCACGCTGCGGCTGCAGGACTTCTTCGAGGCCGAGAGCTGCATGCACCGCAGCCACGGCCACTGCATGACGATGGGCACCGCGTCGACGATGGCCAGCATGGTCGAGGCGCTGGGCCTGGGCCTGCCCGGCAACGCCGCCTACCCCGCCGTCGACGGCCGCCGCAACGTGCTCGCGCGCATGGCCGGCCGCCGCATCGTCGACATGGTGCACAGCGACCAGAAGCTGTCGACCATCCTCACGCGCCAGGCCTTCGAGAACGCCATCAAGACGCTGGCGGCGATCGGCGGCTCGACCAACGCGGTGATCCACCTGATCGCCATCGCGCGCCGCATCGGCGTCGAACTCGCCATCGAGGACTTCGACAAGCTGGGCAGCGAGATGCCCTGCCTGCTGAACCTGCAGCCCTCGGGCAAGCACCTGATGGAGGACTTCTGCTACGCCGGCGGGCTGCCGGCGCTGATGAAGGAGATCCAGCAGCACCTGCACCTGGACGTCGTCACGGCCAGCGGCAAGAC includes the following:
- a CDS encoding IlvD/Edd family dehydratase — encoded protein: MSDSPRKKKPEELRSQQWFGRMDRDGFAYRSWVKGKGVPHDQFDGRPVIGICNTFSELTPCNSHFRTLAEQVKIGVYEAGGFPLEFPVMSLGETLLRPTAMLYRNLASMDVEESIRGNPVDGVVLLMGCDKTTPSLVMGASSVDLPTIGVSGGPMLNGKWRGQELGSGTGLWSMSEQVRAGTLRLQDFFEAESCMHRSHGHCMTMGTASTMASMVEALGLGLPGNAAYPAVDGRRNVLARMAGRRIVDMVHSDQKLSTILTRQAFENAIKTLAAIGGSTNAVIHLIAIARRIGVELAIEDFDKLGSEMPCLLNLQPSGKHLMEDFCYAGGLPALMKEIQQHLHLDVVTASGKTVRENIAEAVNYNTEVIQPLEQPFKDKAGIAVLRGNLAPRGAVIKPSAATPALMQHKGRAVVFEDIEDFHKRIDDESLDIDETCVMVLKNCGPKGYPGMAEVGNMPLPPKVLRKGITDMVRISDARMSGTAYGTVVLHTAPEAAAGGPLAIVQNGDLIELDVPNRKLQLHISDDELQKRLQAWTPPKPPLSSGYWKLYVDHVLQADEGVDLDFLVGKRGAFVPRDNH
- a CDS encoding carbohydrate ABC transporter permease; the encoded protein is MTNKVDHDNEGMGFLTSLPRQMVVTWLPLGIFVFVLLFPFYWMAITSFKPDNELLSREGNPFWVINPTLAHFNKLLFHTSYPEWLWNTMVVSVVSTFVSLLASVMAAYSIERLRFRGSKQVGLSIFLAYLVPPSILFIPLAAIVFQLGLFDTKWALILTYPTFLIPFATWLLMGYFRSIPFELEECALIDGATRLQILWKIVLPLSVPGLISAGIFAFTLSWNEFIYALTFISSSEVKTVPVGVVTELVEGDVYHWGALMAGALLGSLPVAVIYSFFVEYYVSGMTGAVKE